The Anopheles merus strain MAF chromosome 2L, AmerM5.1, whole genome shotgun sequence genome has a segment encoding these proteins:
- the LOC121591469 gene encoding eukaryotic translation initiation factor 3 subunit J, which produces MEDDWEALAEQKAEQLFAKADVNKWAGEDEDDVKDNWEDDDEEEEKKDAPKQEDTPTKNAKPKKAAQQKKLKKEDLERLQREEEEFANMTPEQQLAEKRRLQKLQEENDLKTAMETLGITPMSTGNGIDGMHPTTKEEFTELAEAISKKLANYRASTEYQGFLEELLLKLFASLSSNNIRKAKTTLDNLYLEKQKVEKGDKPKKTKGIKVKAKLRVEGENTTLNEYETKYDDYDDYDDFM; this is translated from the exons ATGGAGGACGATTGGG AAGCACTGGCCGAACAGAAGGCCGAGCAGCTGTTTGCCAAGGCCGACGTGAACAAGTGGGCTGgcgaggacgaggacgatgTAAAG GACAACTGGGAGGATGatgacgaggaggaggagaaaaagGATGCACCCAAACAGGAAGATACACCTACGAAAAATGCCAAACCTAAGAAAGCTGCCCAACAGAAG aaACTCAAAAAAGAGGACCTGGAACGACTCCAGCGGGAGGAGGAAGAGTTTGCGAACATGACGCCGGAACAGCAACTGGCCGAAAAGCGAAGGCTGCAGAAGCTGCAGGAAGAAAATGACCTGAAAACGGCCATGGAAACGCTAGGCATCACACCAATGTCCACGGGCAACGGTATCGATGGAATGCATCCGACCACGAAGGAGGAGTTTACCGAACTGGCCGAAGCGATAAGCAAAAAGCTGGCCAACTACCGTGCGAGTACGGAATATCAAGGCTTTTTGGAAGAACTGCTGCTGAAACTGTTTGCCAGCC tgtcgtCCAATAACATTCGGAAAGCTAAAACCACCCTAGACAACTTGTACTTGGAAAAGCAGAAGGTCGAGAAAGGTGACAAGCCAAAGAAGACCAAAGGCATCAAGGTGAAAGCGAAGCTGCGTGTCGAGGGTGAAAAT ACTACTTTGAACGAGTATGAAACCAAGTATGATGATTACGACGATTACGATGATTTTATGTAA
- the LOC121594035 gene encoding 60S ribosomal protein L29 — protein MAKSKNHTNHNQNQKAHKNGIKKPKRKRNESKRGMCQKFLRNLRYSKKGNVSHEESLKRAEERKAKYAGQPAPVKL, from the exons ATGGCCAAGTCCAAGAATCACACCAATCACAATCAGA ACCAAAAGGCTCACAAGAACGGTATCAAGAAGCCCAAGCGCAAGCGTAATGAGTCCAAGCGCGGT ATGTGCCAGAAGTTCCTGCGCAACCTGCGGTACTCGAAGAAGGGTAACGTTTCGCACGAGGAGTCGCTGAAGCGCGCTGAGGAGCGTAAGGCAAAGTACGCCGGACAGCCCGCCCCGGTGAAGCTGTAA